The nucleotide window agacacaaaatagaacattttttatttaggaatcatgcccaaaaagtgaccaaaacctagtgaacaaattgaccaaatctggatttatgcagtctgacctgtacaaaaatgatcaaatgaattggccataacttgagctaggtaggtctaaatgacctgaaattttatcagtgaaaagctgagatatagacctaaaacttttatgaagaacacaaatccaaattatgcccttaaccaagtcatttggccacccaaagttggtgacctaaaactgctagaaccagtttggtacccagaaatctgggttaagtccaatccggcagccataattcaaatggctataacttgagctacaaaactccaattggagtgattcaaaaaggagaataaagttaagacaatagggaacattttctatgaagaaaggtttgccaaattctaacaggaaaatgatcaatggaatagtgcaacataagacaccaaaactaagaatttgcaaatttgcctaaaagacttagattttgagtaaacaaccaaaaccaaaaaatttagtaaccaaaatgtggtatgtgggtgaagttggaattcccatacctattaagccttagaaagttaacaaattgacttgaatagtatcgtgaatagtaaccccaaaacacaaattttaaagaacgtcaagtttggtatattagagctaggtaaaagtgaatttaaatttatttttggatttatgctaaattatgatattgaaacactgtgaaactgtgtttttcagtagaaaagaataccaGAAAGGAACTCAacgtgtcgagtcaaggccaaaaggtgactcatataatgtttgtgcacaacgtagaatttctgtaaattttcttctgcatattgttttgaataatttgaaatattgaattgtgatatcattgtaatgaaatatttattatgcttttgatttaaattgttgaaagttatttgtatatatttgagatggcataaatgtttagtaaattgttaagataagttttgaaaccacagtgtcatgaccacatatttgaacacctcactagcatgactagtgggggtaatcagttttgaattttgattccttctttggctgaagtgttgaggtgtgtgccagtagaagaagaaattgaatggatatccatatatttgagttagctagccttgtgatgtgacttcttcttagcctctggctattgagattatatttgattcgaatggcatgatataactgtgggttttatgaaattggttttgatacttcgaaatgaaattgtttggattaaaatctcataattcatgttttgtatttaattctcatgttcagtctaatttttgaataaatatgatttaaattctgcataaaaattattttagtgtgttgtgcaccactgagtcctagtactcagcgatggctgttattgctgtcgcagatttagagactagaggagcagtagattgagctgctaaggactgaggacctacctgctttgaagttatcgggtatattttataccctgactgtaaaaatttattttgatgtatgtaatgtatgtaaaggtatagacatgtaaaattggtcttgagtagtttgtataaagtttgtaataaattttagtttgaatttctcttaatgtaaatttttgtaaggatgtatataaattgttttatcttcaatgaaatatgaatggaagtgttttattttaaattgaatgaaattaattaatggtattttgatgattgttgaatattggaaattgtggatttgaatttttgggagttgataaatgatgttgaaattgattgtgatgattgtgaatttgaagaagtggttgagataaataattggaagtgctttttacaggtatttgaagaactgttttctcaaaatacagacgagactttgccgaaatttctataaaatttacgaaaaaataaaatgggataaaattttttactagttttaaatcttcggataaatgattttaatacctattagaaaatgctcaccacttataaaagtaagaaaaatgttttaaaatcccttgtagggtacttaatgagttatcagtaggtaaagttcggtagttcattaggtattctacgagatcatgttatgccttacagaggggtaaggtgtgacaacaacATGTCCAAATGGTTGGACAAAGTAGGGATCTAGAATCTGCTTGGTTTTGGAATCAGAAAGAGAcaatgaaccagttttggttatttaaccataacttgagttctaaaatttCAAATGACACAAttcaaaatgacatgaaaaactAAGATGAAGGCTTAGAACCTTATTTTAGGAACCTATAACCTATTCTAAGCCTAAGTGCTTAGAATTGTATAATAAAGAAGATAGAAATTTTCTGAAACCAGTAGATTGACAGGGTTCAGTACCCTGGACAGTCATTAATcaattgactataactagagttATACTCCAAAGTGAATGATTGACAAGCGAAATTTAAGTTAATACATAAAgagacaactttcataaagaaagtaTGGCCAAATAGACTATGTGTCTTAGCTAAATTGTTAGAGGAATATGACTGATAatacatataaatattgtaatgaataaaagaGTCATATGGatgtatgaatggaacattagttctcATCATGAAAGCAAGGAAAAATGCTGTGAGTATAATAACACATGAGAACAATTGATGCGAATTGTGATAAATATAGATGatttaatgaatgtataaattatgatgaatgcataaactaTGTAAAACtgtgatttagaaatttatgcttttactagaaacagaattaaaatgttataaattgtAATTGGAGCttataatgaaaaaataaaatatattactaCTTAATGGTAATAATGTACCCacatattgcctagacacgtatgtcagattggatacattggcatgccaataggggattatttgagcagtactgcgtaatGATGAGTGGCAGTGTTGCAGAATGGTCTCTATTTTCTCTtccggtatgcatcttcttatcagcctatcattacatctcttgtacaacaaaggttcctcccatgtgtagaaCCGCACATCAtgcagaaatttcttcttttgctgataagtcaagtttggaggcaataccttgcatacaagaaaattaacaaagtcaacaTACCATAGAGCTTGGGAGAAtgctagtaattgctcatcaggaaatgaatcatcaattggtaaATCCTCAAAATCCCTTTTGTACTCCAATTTCAGCTTGGAAAGatggtcagccactacatttttgGATCTCTTtttatccttgatttcaaggtcaaattcttgaaggagtaaaatccatcgaatcagtcTTGGTTTCGCCTCTTTCTTATTCAAAAGGTATTGGATGGCAGCATGAtttatgaatacaatgacttttgacccaattaagtaggatctgaatttgtccattgcaaacaccactgctaggaattccttctctgtggtggcataattgatttgcgcgtcatcgagtgtcttgctggcataataaatggcatggagctttttatcttttctttgctcgAGCACCGCTCCAATTGCAAAGTCACTCACattgcacatcacctcgaatggttgCTCCTAAtctggtggctgcattattggtgctaagattagggcttctttgatcctgttaaaagaGACAagacaattttcatcaaaatcaaagggaacatcttgacttaataggttggtaagtggcttagctattttggaaaaatctttaatgaatcttctatAAAACCCTAAATGTCCCAAAAAggttcgcactcccttgactaatgttggtggtggcatgttttcaatgatctcaatttttgcttatcaacctcaattcctctttttgataacaaatgtcccagaactataccttcccttaccatgaagtggcatttttcccaatttaggaccaggtttaattcttcacatctttgcaacaccttagataatttagctaggcaatcatcaaaagtagtttcatagatagaaaaatcatccataaaaactttcatgatattttcaatataatcagaaaaaataggtatcatgcatctttggaaagtggcaggggcattacaaagaccaaagggcATCCTTCTATGTGCAAATGTTCTataagggcatgtgaatgtggtcttttcttagtcttctgggtgaatgagaatttggaaaaatcccaaatacccatctagatagcaGAAGTAGGAATGCTTTaccaatctttctaacatttagtcaatgaaaggaagaggaaaatggtcctttctggtaacactattcaatttcctatagtctatgcacatgcgccaaccagtgactaccctagtagggattaattcatcatttgcattttgaatgacagttgtcccacccttcttagATACCACAtgaactggactaacccatttactatcagagattgggtatataatatctgtatctaatagtttcaaaatttccttttttaccacttctttcatgtttgggttaagtcttctttgatgttcaatagtgggtttgctgttttcttccataggtatcctatgcatgcaaatagaAGGATGAATCCCTTTCAGGTCTTTAATTTTATACCCTATGCTCTTACTTTGAGTCCTAAGCACCCTTAGTAATTTTTCCTCTTCTGTCTCAGATAGGCTGGCATTGATAATcataggatatttagaatttgagtccagaaatgcataccttaggGTAGAGGAAAGAGGTTTCAGTTCTACCTATttggtgttttcctggagcttgcCCTTGGGCTGTTCTTCCTTCAACTCTTCTATAGCAAAAACTTGAGCCAATAATGGGGATGGACTAGCTGTCAAGGATTGCACACAAGCTGCAATCTCCATGTTCTCCTTCTCTGCTGTGAGGCTGTGCATGATGGATGCTCCTAGAGGGTCTTTAGGGTGTGCTTTAATGAATTCATCTTCAACTTGCTTATCAATCACAtcgaccttgaagcattcatcaggttcaagctTGTGCTTCATTGCATTGAActggttgaactccacttcttcctcTCCTACGTTGAGAGTTAGCAGCCCATTCTTGACGTCTATGACAGCTCCAGCAGTTGTTAGAaaaggtcttcctaagattaTGGGGATCTGGATGTCCTCCTCCATTTCCAGTACAACAAAATCAACTAGGATAAAGATTTTTCCCATCTTGATAGGGATGTTTTCTAGAATGCCCACAAGGTATTTCACATATCGATCAGCCAGTTGTAACAAAATTTTTGTAGGCTTAAGTTACCCTACATCAAGCTTCTTACATATTTACAAAGGCATCAGACTCACACTTGCACCTAGATCACAGAGGGCTTTGTCAATATTCATGTTATCGATAaggcaaggtatggagaagcttcctagatccttgagctttggtggTAGCTTGTTCTgcaatatggcactgcattcctctgtaagAGCGATAGTCTCATAGTCCTCCAGCCTTCTCTTTTTTGATAAAATGTCTTTAAGGAACTTAGCATAGGATGGCATTTGAGAGAGTGCTTCTGTAAAAGAAATGTGACGCCcttcactcgtctacagtgtagccgagcaagaagtgtcacattcggtgccggagcaccttatcttgtcttatcatgttcattgtaaatttttaatatcatttaaaaacaggTATTCCAtatgtgaaattttttttttataacaatttatttatgtggatacccgggcagagcctcctctgtttaatTGGTATCTAGTgggttccactagttacctgttacaacaatttcatatctctaaatgtcatatcatgtcatttctACTCATAtaatttcaagttcattcattcatctagaaattcatatgtagaaattcatagtttttatttacaatccaaaatatgtaattacaatttttatttacatcacaaactagtaattacatcatgattatacacaatgaaccaaaatactagtctatacctgggccctaccaaaatataaaagactggtgaggtgactctagactgtaTGCAGATTTGGTCAGCGTGTAGTCGAtacactactgtggcggctgctgctGTGTTTGGTgggtctggtctccagtacctacgcaatggaaaatccaacgcgctaagcaaattgcttagtggtgcataatcttaaagcagaataactaaataatttaaaatgacgATAATATGTGTAACTCCATAATTCTCAGTCAATAGCATATTTTATAACACTTTAGAATCAATATTTTTATCAGGATCTTATTTttgcatatatttcattttcagtctccttaaactcatatcCGTAAAGTTATCATCAATTTTAAgtcatttataaatttcttaCACTTTAGGAACAGTtaaatttaacagtatctttttTGTTCATTACTTATACAGTCTAtgtcatttatgacttttctgtactttggaaataaattaattattagtatcTTTTCCGTTTATTTCTTATacagtctaagtcatttatgacttttctgtactttaaaaataaattaattatcagtatcttttctgttcattaatttcattctttggctttttaaactcatattagagtctttggaatcatatcagtgtattttatgtcatatcagtgtatttcatgtcatatctgtatatttgtgcccaagtaacctataacaaactataatgttggatacacaggagtatacaggttagacagccatatgtctaccctgtatacatctgtcaggcatgagGCCTCCTGTTAGGCACGCGGCTAGCTATTAAGCACGAGGCCAGctatcaggcttgtaaagccgaaaataaagttaggcacaatggctaatgggtaggcatatagcctgtagaacaatcatatcagacatatattgtcagttcatgatttgctgtgtaagcagtactactatctgtggtccctaattggtataccaatcgatccaattatataaatataagcctaggtttactatgGGCAATTtagtactattaagggttcataacatattgttatttcacttcatgtactatctatgctttatactATTTTCATATCATTATAATGGGAATATAGGccccaagtacatattcatatttcttatgtatttagcactctcattattttatgttatgtactgtaacaccctcactgttggTAGTTCGTACgttttactgtttcgatgactaatgtttgtctggaactacacttaaaggatagtgaggagacataaatgaTAGAATACatggtaagaaaatacaagaaaaattaagagaaaataaaagagatgaaatgcaattaggttaaacgagccaacaatcatagcgatgggtgaccgcaccaggaagttacggcgaggatcgttgactagccctggaccgtggaaaACCCTGAGAAACattttcaggacataattaaaggcttgcagaggtgtaattgacatttgaaaagtaaaaaaaaaaattaatgaattagtacgaagaaaaatgaaaaattaagaaatcgacaaaaatcgaTAGTACCGAAAAAATGGAAATATAACGGAAaatgatattttggtcatttgacacctaaagttgccttttgacctaaatttccattaaaaataagtaatattaaacattgaaaatgtcatgaaaaataagaaatgagtACATAacataaatagtggaagaattgtGGCATAAGTGCAAATTaagaaactttaattaattaattcattaaactatcttagtgctccactatctAAGTATTAAGGGACCTATATAAAGCCATTAGGACAGAAaataaactcatcttcaacctcctctcaaacCAACCGAACCGCTCCACCATTGAAACTCCATAGCTAAAGCTTGAACAAACCTCCATGCACCTCAAGCCatgtttcttcaaactcccttcattaaaagtggtcctcacATCATGGACAGTAAGTAGGtagcaaaaaggagagaaaacatcaaggtttagcaagcttcaaaaaaaggttagtactagtttttcattccttgctttattaaactttgttttaaggttgagatgagttgaatggtgaagaaatttgaaggttttgatgagttattgacgtgtacaatttttggcagccatggaagtggaaGGTAATTGAGTTGTTCTTACATGCATTTGATGGCAATTAAGGTTGATTAGGGTAATTTTATGTACTAGTAAGTCAATTTGGTGAGTATGTGATGATTGGGTATTTAATTTAGGGTTTGAACAACTTTTGGAGACCTAAGAGAAAGTGGTAATTTCTGGCAGCTTTGATGGGTTTAGTAAAtggttaattacatgaatttgattaatgaattatggtattgatgaATGGTGAAAGTATAATACATGTTGCTAATTGAGATTACATGTATTGATTAGTAGtttttatgtatatattgttgACTTTGACTATTTAATTTAGGATAGTGTATTGAACATTATGGACTAGTGTAAACTATTGGGAAATTGACAAATTTGATATGCGATGAATGTTATAGAAGTGCCATCAATGCAGAATTGTAGTTTTGGGAGAAGGAGGAATGACaattggaagtgtaaattcttctgcaggttgtgttgtgtTGAAAACAGTAGATAAAttgagccataaataaaaatgtgtgaccccaattggtatgagttcAATTGGAGCTAAAATTAGACTTGTAATGGACCAATTTTCACGTAGAAGTTATGCCAAAATTCTTCTtagaaagtgacctaaaaagtgaccaaatctagATTGCCATTAGTGAACCcataatttttgaccatatgaacagtaatcaattAATTAGCCATAACTCCTTGTAGACAGGTCCaagtgacctgaattttatacggatgaaaagcttagatatagggctacaactttggtgaagattatAGAACTtagaaatgccatttactaagtcaaattgcttgcataagttgaggtatcaaaactgtctcgaaccattgcaacccagaatttgaccatataaacaatagtcactcatttgaccataactcactgaaaacaggtccaaatgacctgcaatttatatcaatggaaagcttagaaatAGAGCTatgactcttatgaagacaccaaagctcagtaataaccaaaaccaagtcaaattgtttgcTAAAGTTAGGGTACGAAATCTGCTAGAATTGAAtttaacctaaaaatgacctgaatttgcaaTGAAaatacaatctgtccagctttagtaaattgaccatatcttggtctatacaattcagaatgacctgaaatcagtgccaaaagttcaataaggcaTAGAGCTATAGATTTGCTTCTTTAACTAAAAGCTAAAAACTAATGAAAataggacatttagctagatcaatctcaactcaactcaactaagcctttatccaaaaaatttagggttggctatatggattcgctttctccactctaaacgattttgggttaaatcctcagaaatttgtaatgcttctaggtcatgttgtactactctcctccaagtcaatttaggtctacccctttttttctttctatcctctaacctaatgtgctgtacttgtctaactggagcctccatatgtctatgcttcacatgacgaaaccaccttaatctcccttctctcaacttatcctcaattggtgccactcctaccttttctctaatactctcattatggactttatctagtctagtatggccactcatccaccttaacattctcatctctgcaactcttatcttagacgcatatgactccttcaatgtccaatactcactaccatataacacagccggtcgtatggctgtacggtaaaattttccttttaacttattaggaatcttgcgatcacataaaactcccgtggcacgtctccacttcaaccatccagctttaatcctatgactaacatcctcctcacatcccccatctacttgaaggactgagctgagatatttaaagtgattactttgggacaataccactccatccaaactaactccttccctatcaccaatttggccttcactgaacttgtaatgcatgtattttgtctttgttctacttaacttaaagccctttgactctagagtacttctccaaagctctagctttctattgactctttctcgcgtctcatctatcagaacaatatcatctgcaaacatcatgcaccaaggaatactctcttgtatatgttttgtcaattcatctaaaactaatgtaaaaaggtaagggcttatagctgatccttggtgtaatccaactgagatcggAAAACGTCCCCTCCCACTATGCGCATAATagaagttgctccttcatacatatctttcaacacttgtatgtacctaatagataccctcttttgttttaacacactccataagacatctcttgaacactatcataagccttctccaaatcaataaaaaccatgtgtagatctttcttcatatctctatatttctccatcaagcttctaatgagaaagatcgcttccatagttgaacgactgggcatgaagccaaattgattaagagagatagaagtatcatgacgtagtcgatgctccataactctctcccacaacttcatagtatggctcatgagtttaattcccttatagttcgagcaactctgtatgtctctcttatttttaaaaatagatactaaaatactcctcctccattcatcaggcattttctttgagtttagaatcttattaaataatttagttaaccatgccactcctatTTCTCctacacacttcaattggtactcCATTGGgttcacaggctttacccactttcattctcttaagtgcttcctttacttctaaagatctaatccttctagtataattcacattcttttttatcgttctatagtctatattcaagctattaccattttgactattattaaagagatcattaaaataatttcttcatctttctttaatgtcctcatctttcaccaacatttttccttctttatccttaatgcacctaacttgattgagatattgacatttcctttctctcctccttgctaatctataaatatctttctccccttctttagttacaagtttctcatataacttttcaaaggcctgtgctcttgcttgactaactgccttctttgcctctttctttgctatcttgtactgttcgtatgcctcattattatcacatttaggtaatttcttataccattccttttttctcttcactaccttttgtacttcctcattccactaccatttctcttttgagggtgatccatgtcctttagactctccaagtaattttctagctacttctctaatctttgatgtcatatgtatccacatatcattggccttcatatttagcttccatgcttcggactcgagaagctcatttttgaacttcacttgctttactcctttgaactcccaccactttgttcgagctacactatttcttttgaccttacttgaattgtttctaaacttgacatccaagaccactaaccgatgttgacttgttaaagtgtctcctggaatgaccttacaatccttgtatagagctctatttgtcttcctggttaagaggaagtcgatttggcttctatgttgcccacttttgaaagtcactaaatgcgactctttttttataaagtaggtatttactagtattagatcgtatgccatagcaaaattcaggatgctttttccctcttcatttcgactgccaaaaccaaaacctccatgaatattctcatagccttgcctatcacttcctacatgtccattcaaatctccaccaatgaaaatattctcttcatttggtatgctttgtATTAAATCATTCATAtcctcccaaaacctttgtttactctcactatctagtcctatttgtggggcataagtactaactacatttattatttttccttctagtactagctttactagtataattctatctcctactcttttcacagctattacagcgtctttcaatgtcctgtctatgattatgcccactccgttcttatttctctcatttttggtaaaccacagtttgtaccctgaattattcactttcttgcttttctctcctacccatttagtctcctgaatgcaagcaatattcacccttctcctttccaagttaTCCACcagctccattaatttttctgtaagtgatctaacattccaagtaccaaccctgatcctcctcttatcctgttccttcctaattggtctccttttatgatatcttctattattttctatgtttat belongs to Hevea brasiliensis isolate MT/VB/25A 57/8 chromosome 4, ASM3005281v1, whole genome shotgun sequence and includes:
- the LOC131179446 gene encoding LOW QUALITY PROTEIN: uncharacterized protein LOC131179446 (The sequence of the model RefSeq protein was modified relative to this genomic sequence to represent the inferred CDS: substituted 2 bases at 2 genomic stop codons), whose product is MPSYAKFLKDILSKKRRLEDYETIALTEECSAILQNKLPPKLKDLGSFSIPCLIDNMNIDKALCDLGASVSLMPLXICKKLDVGXLKPTKILLQLADRYVKYLVGILENIPIKMGKIFILVDFVVLEMEEDIQIPIILGRPFLTTAGAVIDVKNGLLTLNVGEEEVEFNQFNAMKHKLEPDECFKVDVIDKQVEDEFIKAHPKDPLGASIMHSLTAEKENMEIAACVQSLTASPSPLLAQVFAIEELKEEQPKGKLQENTK